The following nucleotide sequence is from Oncorhynchus clarkii lewisi isolate Uvic-CL-2024 chromosome 6, UVic_Ocla_1.0, whole genome shotgun sequence.
ACACAACTCATGCTGGTTAGTTCATTTGAATCCATTCCAAGGATGGACTAAAGCCAGCATAATATCAAGTAAAAGGCCATTTGTCTTGGATTTCACTGGCCTCTATATTTAACACGGTCCCTACAGTTCAGACACTCAGCCTGGACAACGTATTTGCAAacgcatattttttttttttcacccatACACACATAAAACAAGGGTCAGAAGTGTTGAGATTGGTAGAAGTGAAGAaataaaacacacagaaataaacaaacacacacacacacagccttaatGCCAGCCACGGTGTGTATTACAGCTGTGTTCCTGGACTAGCATAGTGCATGCTGGGTAAAATGAGAGGGCCAAGACAGTAATAACACAACCAGATGGACTATCATTCAGAGAACCATGGAGAGATACAATCTGATAACTGATCAGAGAACCATGGAGATAGACAGTCTGATAACTGATCAGAGAACCATGGAGATAGACAGTCTGATAACTGATCAGAAAACCATGGATATAGACAGTCTGATAACTGATCAGAGAACCATGGAGATAGACAGTCTGATAACTGATCAGAGAACCATGGAGATAGACAGTCTGATAACTGATCAGAGAACCATGGAGATAGACAGTCTGATAACTGATCAGAAAACCATGGATATAGACAGTCTGATAACTGATCAGAGAACCATGGAGATAGACAGTCTGATAACTGATCAGAGAACCATGGAGATAGACAGTCTGATAACTGATCAGAGAACCATGGAGATAGACAGTCTGATAACTGATCAGAGAACCATGGAGATAGACAGTCTGATAACTGATCAGAGAACCATGGAGATAGACAGTCTGATAACTGATCAGAGAACCATGGAGATAGACAGTCTGATAACTGATCAGAGAACCATGGAGATAGACAGTCCGATAACTCATCTCCCTTTCATTCTTTTGTCAACCATaatgattttttaattttttttattatttgtgACTAGCTGGTTTGTATACAATCAGGCTGCAATAGcctttatactgaacaaatatacaGCATGGAGCGTTGTGACGTCTCTATGTCTAGAATATCCCAGCAGGCCGATTGGATAGCCAATCCTGGAGAAGTGAGTGGTCACTTGGGATAGGATAGTGAAGTGGCCAACCAGTGGAGCCGCTGTGCCCCTCATCACCAGATCAAAGGACTAATTGACCCTTTGACACTCAACAGGGGAGTGGACAGACAGGACAAATGACAGATCTGTCTTCCTGCAGCAGTTCATTTCCTCCAGATGGAACTAGTCTGTGAACTATATTTGGAGAATGAAATTTCGATTTGTTGAAAATAATTTTACTGTCAAAAACTTCGTTTTCCGCCCGAATTAAGCACATTTATATCGACTCGATTTGCATCTAAATGTAACCCATTCGCAAATAATAGACATCCTTTTCGTTTGCACTAACACATTTACGTTAATATCATGATAATTAACAGTGCAGTACAAAATCGCCAAAATCGAATAAATGcatcaaataaaacaatgatTTGCTCATTTACAGTAGTGACTTCATAGGCCACCAATGTGTGGTCCTAACGTTCAATACAGTGTGGTGAGAAAAAAAACACGGTAAACGCTCTGCTCCAAAATATATGTGATCTCACTTTATCAATTCGTTATTGAACTATATCAGTGAGtgaggttgtggttgtggttgtggttatgTTTTGGCCTGAGCCTGCCCTTCCTTCTCCATGGGGTAAGAACGTCGTCTCTTCACTGCGATCTAAACCCGTCCGTCTGTTGTTGGAGCTGACTGATTGACTAACCGAACATCGTGCACTCCCATTCAAACAGTGATGAGTCAATCCCTGTGTTAAATTCAAAGTGAAACCATACAAGTAGCTGGCCTGTAAACGAAAAGGAAAAGCAATGATTCATGGAAAATAACTTTTGTGTCTTGTGTGTAACGGGAATCCACAAAAACAAAATGCAAAGGCATAGAAATGATCAGGTTTAAAGGAAAGATAAATGAAAGCGCATCTAAGTGTGCTTTTTAAGTAATGTTCAAAACGGAAAAAATATGCTTACATTCAAACTGCTTAATTAAATTCATGTGGTTTGACCACCTCGATCACATATGAACTGTACACTATTTCACAATGATTAGGTTACGTTCAACATTTATCAACTAGGCTACTTcatccaacaacaaaaaaacatgactATTTCATAATGTCTTGCACATAATAACTATATTGATATCATAACAGAAAGCaaaacagaataaaaatataCGTTGATTTTAAATTGTTCGAATGTTTTAACAAACAGTTTTCTTGAACTTTCTGACAGGCATGGTAAATCTCCTGACACTCCCTTCAGGCCTTCGCTCATTGGTCATCTCAGATAACAGTCCGGGTAAAGACACGCCCACTGGAGCATCAGGCCTCTTTATATGCAGCCCAGAGTCCTGGTTACGATCACGCCGCCAAGGGCAACCTCAGACTTCAGCTGCTAAAACTACACTGCGCCCCTTTACGGTGTCGCTGCGCTTCACCGTGGAACACATTTATTCAGAGTGTTGGATCAAAACGTGCGCACTACAAATATTAGTAAACAGAAGACAGCTGAAGTGATCTCCGCCTAATCTCTTGGGATTttggcagaacagaacagaagagtcACCATGGAGTTGCCGGATATTCCTTTCCCTATAACCTCTCCAGATGACTTCTACGACGACCCTTGCTTCAACACCAGCGACATGCATTTCTTTGAGGACCTGGACCCGAGACTCGTTCATGTGGGTCTCCTCAAGCCGGACGACCACCATCACAAAGAGGACGAGCACATCCGGGCACCGAGCGGGCACCACCAGGCCGGCAGGTGCCTCCTGTGGGCCTGCAAAGCCTGCAAGAGGAAGACCACCAATGCTGATCGTAGGAAAGCGGCTACCATGCGGGAAAGAAGGCGACTGAGCAAGGTGAACGATGCCTTCGAGACACTGAAGAGATGTACGTCTACTAACCCAAACCAGAGGCTGCCCAAAGTGGATATCCTGCGGAATGCCATCAGCTATATTGAGTCTCTCCAAGGCCTGCTTCGTGGGGCCGGACAGGAGGGCAACTATTACCCGGTGATGGATCACTATAGCGGGGACTCGGATGCGTCCAGTCCCCGCTCCAACTGCTCAGACGGAATGGTGAGAAACTGAACTGTCAAGAATTACGCAAGAATTACGCATGAATATTTTTGATCATATACGAGTGTTTGGTTGACACAAACATTAGCTGTTTTCAGTTTACTTATCGATATCATTGCTCTCTTTTAGATGGATTTCAATGGTCAGTCTTGTCCACCAAGACGGAGAAACAAGTATGATAGCACCTACTTCAACGAAGCACCAAATGGTAAGTGTTATTTCCAAGTAATCAACACTCATAAACAGCTTCAGAGCTACAGGTGACGATGACCAATTTGTCATAATTCCGGAGTCTGAAATggaacacaactacacacacggTCAATGTTGAGTATATTTGACCCAGTATATAAAACTCTTTAATTATTAATAAACAACGTTTTCGTTTTGCTATGATGTGGTCACTTTATTTGACTTCATTTGTTTAGATTTTATTGT
It contains:
- the LOC139411775 gene encoding myoblast determination protein 1 homolog 1; this translates as MELPDIPFPITSPDDFYDDPCFNTSDMHFFEDLDPRLVHVGLLKPDDHHHKEDEHIRAPSGHHQAGRCLLWACKACKRKTTNADRRKAATMRERRRLSKVNDAFETLKRCTSTNPNQRLPKVDILRNAISYIESLQGLLRGAGQEGNYYPVMDHYSGDSDASSPRSNCSDGMMDFNGQSCPPRRRNKYDSTYFNEAPNDSRHKKNSVISSLDCLSNIVERITTDTSACPAVQDGSEGSSPCSPGDGSIASENGAPIPSPINCVPALHDPNTIYQVL